The DNA sequence CGCTCCGAGATTAAAGCCTTTGATTTTGTCGATTTCCTCTTTTTTAGCGGATACCAGAATCACAGGAACCTCTTTTTCATCTCTTAGACTACGCAGAATCTCCAAACCATCCAGACCCGGGAGCATGATATCAAGGATTAGGAGATCATAGCCGTTTTCCTGGAACTGCTTCAGACCGGCAGAACCATCCGCACAAATATCGGCTGCAAAACCTTCCACTTCCAGGTAATCTTGTTGCAGTTCCGCAATATTCAGATCGTCTTCAATAATCAAAATTTTTTTCATAACAGTCCTCGTTTTTGGATGGTTTTCTTCATGTAGATTTAGCGTTGGCATGGTACTCGTCTTTAAGGTAGGCCAGTGAAATCAGAATACTCATTCCTTCCTTGCCGTGGGACATTGCCCAGATAATACCCTGATGCCCCACAACGACCTGTTTGGCAATCGCGAGTCCGAGGCCGCTTCCCTCAATCCCAGTTCTGGCCTGATCGGAACGGTAAAATCGGTCAAAAATATGCGGCAAATCCTTTTCACTGACTCCACACCCATTGTCCTGAAACTCCATAATAATACTGGAAGGAGTCTCCCTGAGCAGAACCCTTATTATTGCCTCGCCTTTGTCCATATACTTGCGGGAGTTGTCCAGGATATTTATTACAACTCTTTTCATTCGTTCCCGATCAAGAGAAACGCAGCGCTTTTGGGTCAGGTCGCTGAACATTTCCGTGTGTATTCCATTGTTTTCGAGCTCAGGTTCACTTTCCAGCAAGCAGCTTCTAATGAATTCCTGAACATCGGTCCTTTCAAAATTAAACGGAATCTGGTTTAGATCAAGTTTGGCGTAGAGCAGCAAATCATCAATCATCTTATCAACCTGCTCAGCCTTTACATAGATGGTTTTCAAATATTTCTCCGTTTTTTCCGGGGTATTCGCAACGCCATCCAAAATGCCTTCAACGTAACCTTTAATCGACGTAACCGGAGTCTTTAGATCGTGGGATATGCTGGATATCAGCATTTTTCTGTTGTCTTCGTATTTCAGCTGGGTATGGATCGATTCCTTGAGCTTAAGGCGCATAAGTTCAAGGTCCCGGCACAATGCTTCAATCTCCTGGTCACCTTCTTCGGCAATCTGGCAGTCCAAATTGCCGGTCCGGATCTCATCTGCAGCATGCTGTAGATGATTCAGTGGCTGCAAAACCACCCGTGAAAACTGATAGGAGATCAGGATGTTCGTAACAATGAAAGAGCAAAGGAACGTCAGGCCGATCACAATGAGAAATTGAATCAGGCCGTTAGCTGCCTGATCCGGCGGAACGAGCAGCAGCACGGTTCCTCCAGCAGTATCTGCGGGATCCTGCTCAATAATTTGAACCGTAAAGGACTGACCACTGATCACAATGGTTTCCTTGCCAGGCTTGTTTTGTCCTGCTTCCTTGGCCTTAGCCAACTCAATTTTGCCAATTCCCGATGCATCCAGCGAGGCATAGATCATGTTGTCATCCTTCAGAATGATCAGTTCGCCTCCGATTTCAGCTATTTTTTGGCGCAACAGCTGCTGGAACTTTTCATCGGCAATCGCATCAGGACTCTCCTGATGGATCAGTCTCTCTGTATCCATCAGTACTGCT is a window from the Dehalobacter sp. DCA genome containing:
- a CDS encoding sensor histidine kinase produces the protein MNLKKRLIAANAATVAIPVLITALVAMAYLFIYSKLYGNIYSWENYQRASQVEAVLMDTERLIHQESPDAIADEKFQQLLRQKIAEIGGELIILKDDNMIYASLDASGIGKIELAKAKEAGQNKPGKETIVISGQSFTVQIIEQDPADTAGGTVLLLVPPDQAANGLIQFLIVIGLTFLCSFIVTNILISYQFSRVVLQPLNHLQHAADEIRTGNLDCQIAEEGDQEIEALCRDLELMRLKLKESIHTQLKYEDNRKMLISSISHDLKTPVTSIKGYVEGILDGVANTPEKTEKYLKTIYVKAEQVDKMIDDLLLYAKLDLNQIPFNFERTDVQEFIRSCLLESEPELENNGIHTEMFSDLTQKRCVSLDRERMKRVVINILDNSRKYMDKGEAIIRVLLRETPSSIIMEFQDNGCGVSEKDLPHIFDRFYRSDQARTGIEGSGLGLAIAKQVVVGHQGIIWAMSHGKEGMSILISLAYLKDEYHANAKST